The nucleotide sequence TGGCTGCAGTGCTCTGCTTGGGGTAGGACATGGGCTTATAGAAAGAGCCTCCCACTTTACCTTCCTCCCACCTCTAGTAAAAAGAGAGAGCCAGAAGTGCAGATAATAgctctttattgttttattttgattcTGATTGTATGGAGGTACGTAGAAGGGAAGAGGTGGAGCTGACCTCCACGACTTCAGGCTGAACCTCTTTAGCCATTTCCATGGCCAGCTCTATCTCAGCCTGGGCCTCATACAAGGCCTTACTTTCATGAAGTGATGTAAGATACAACCCACCTGACCCGAGAAGCACTATTGCTCCAAGAATCATGAAGAGGGCCTCAGCCACCCAGGGTATTTCTTCAAACAACATAGACCCCACTCCCAGAAACAACAGCAGCAGTCCCAGGCTAAACAGGTGACCAGTAGAGTAAACCCATTGGCGGGCTCCAGCCAGGCCCAGCCCCATCTCTGTCCATGCCTCGTGCAGCACGCCCATCAATGATGCCTGTGTTTCTGCATCTGAAATAAGGTGGACATGGGTCAGAAGtacaaggagggagagggagagaggtaaaTCTTTGGTCTAGAGAAGTGTCACAGTGGGAATGGACAACCCAAAAGGGACAGGAGTGACTCACCACGTATTGAGTCATGATTCTGCTCAGCGGGAGCAGGCCTTATAGACAGCGTGGCCATTAGTGCCTCGTGATCAGAGAGGGGAATGCTGCAGCCAGTTGCATCATCAGAGGCATTGCCTGTGGTGGTTGTGAAGGTTTCACAAGTGACTCGGAACCCAGAAATAGCCTAGAAAATCAAGAGCCAGAGATAAACCACTCAAAGTCCCCCAACAAATCCATTCACTTGTGGGTCGGTGCCCCTTTAGACTCAAGATAACAGACAGTAAGAGGACAAAGGGGCAATCTGAAGGGTGGTGAGAAATCTAGGGATGATGGGGCCTTGGTGGCAGAAGGGAGGCCTGACCTTGAAGAGGATGTAGTCAATGCGGACTCCTCTGGGAAAATGCTCCATCTCACGAGGGTTGACGAAGCAGTTCTTGGGCACCATGGTGCTGCCATCCTCACAGCCCTAGAGAAATAATGTGTTCGATGCTCATGaactagagcagggctgtccaaagtgcggCCCACGGGCTGCATACCGCCCGCCTGTGGTTGCTACCGGCGTGGAAagtgacataaatgctttaactaaagcatcTGTGtcgatttctgtgcttgtggtagACACAGGTGGGCCGCATGGGGGCGCATGGcccatgttttggacagcccCGAACTAGAGGATGCAGCTGGCTCAGTATGGGGAGGAATGAGGAATAAGTACAACACATAGGACAGCAAGGTGTGGccagaaaaaggatttgaaattAAGAGGAGAATGAAAATCAAGACAAAATACTTACCTGGAAGTCTTGAGTCTCAAGAT is from Trichosurus vulpecula isolate mTriVul1 chromosome 7, mTriVul1.pri, whole genome shotgun sequence and encodes:
- the SMPD2 gene encoding sphingomyelin phosphodiesterase 2 yields the protein MELGSGSSVRLKVFNLNCWAIPYISKHRQVRMQHLGDWLNQKNFDLALLQEVWSERDFESLRQKLLPNYTWAHYFRSGFIGSGLCVFSKHPIQEIFQHTYSLNGYPYKIHHGDWFCGKAVGMLVLEICGILVNVYVTHLHAEYNREHDYYLAHRVAQAWELAQFIHHTSRRADVVLLCGDLNSHPGDISYRLIREWIGLEDSYLETQDFQGCEDGSTMVPKNCFVNPREMEHFPRGVRIDYILFKAISGFRVTCETFTTTTGNASDDATGCSIPLSDHEALMATLSIRPAPAEQNHDSIRDAETQASLMGVLHEAWTEMGLGLAGARQWVYSTGHLFSLGLLLLFLGVGSMLFEEIPWVAEALFMILGAIVLLGSGGLYLTSLHESKALYEAQAEIELAMEMAKEVQPEVVEVSSTSSLLRTSIQSESK